From the Burkholderia glumae LMG 2196 = ATCC 33617 genome, one window contains:
- a CDS encoding autotransporter assembly complex protein TamA — protein MFPWLASLRPRLAGILLGCLAAGFALPAQAKYEVDIDAPRSVRSLLKQHLDLSRFAKRDDISDDQFEFLVTATPQQVRDLTATAGYFSPVVSTDVRNHDGKRAVTVKVDPGPQTAVAGVDLRFRGPVGTEDPEQETATRLAFSLHEGDAFTQSGWDDAKNGALRQLQSRRYLGAKIVASQARIDPRTRTAKLSVTFDSGPTFTLGALDVSGQRRYPERIIRNVNPLGVGEIYDVQRINELQRQVQNTPYYASVAIDVGDDTAKPHDTPVHVKVSEYPFNSVRGGVGYATDTGPHVQGSYTYLDTFGAAWPLQVSGRIDQIQQYGQVQLSMPPGPRAWTNSVLASYTNTNVSGTRIYSARVGAQRAKTSQNIDYSYSIMFYEDRLDQNGAGPTTSRALVPQWSWTRRNVDDPLFPRSGNLIHAEAGFAIKGALTDQTFVRGYARGQQYIPVGKRDLVLFRAEVGGVFTSGGSAGIPASLLFRAGGSNSVRGYGYQSIGNTVDGSVLPTKYLMTGTAEYQHWFNHDWGAATFFDVGTATDAWGERVFYPGVGVGARWRSPVGPVNVDLAYGLRNHSVRPYLTLGIAF, from the coding sequence CTGTTCCCATGGCTTGCATCGCTGCGGCCGCGCCTCGCGGGCATCCTGCTCGGCTGCCTCGCGGCCGGCTTCGCGCTGCCGGCCCAGGCCAAATACGAGGTCGACATCGACGCGCCGCGCTCGGTGCGCAGCCTGCTCAAGCAGCATCTCGACCTGTCGCGCTTCGCCAAGCGCGACGACATCTCCGACGACCAGTTCGAGTTCCTGGTCACCGCGACGCCGCAGCAGGTGCGCGACCTGACCGCCACCGCCGGCTATTTCTCGCCGGTGGTCTCGACCGACGTGCGCAATCACGACGGCAAGCGCGCGGTGACGGTCAAGGTCGATCCCGGGCCGCAGACGGCCGTGGCCGGCGTCGACCTGAGGTTCCGCGGCCCGGTCGGCACCGAGGACCCCGAGCAGGAGACGGCCACGCGGCTCGCGTTCTCGCTGCACGAAGGCGACGCGTTCACGCAGTCGGGCTGGGACGACGCCAAGAACGGCGCGCTCAGGCAGCTGCAGTCGCGCCGCTATCTGGGCGCGAAGATCGTCGCCTCGCAGGCGCGCATCGATCCGCGCACGCGCACCGCGAAGCTGTCGGTCACCTTCGACAGCGGGCCGACGTTTACGCTCGGCGCGCTCGACGTGAGCGGCCAGCGCCGCTATCCCGAGCGCATCATCCGCAACGTCAACCCGCTCGGGGTGGGCGAGATCTACGACGTGCAGCGCATCAACGAACTGCAGCGGCAGGTGCAGAACACGCCGTACTACGCGAGCGTCGCGATCGACGTCGGCGACGACACCGCGAAGCCCCACGACACGCCGGTCCACGTCAAGGTCAGCGAATACCCGTTCAACAGCGTGCGCGGCGGGGTGGGCTATGCCACCGACACCGGGCCGCACGTGCAGGGTTCGTACACGTATCTGGACACGTTCGGGGCGGCCTGGCCGCTGCAGGTGTCGGGCCGCATCGACCAGATCCAGCAGTACGGCCAGGTGCAGCTGTCGATGCCGCCCGGCCCGCGCGCCTGGACCAACAGCGTGCTGGCCTCGTACACCAACACCAACGTGTCGGGCACGCGCATCTACAGCGCACGGGTGGGCGCGCAGCGCGCGAAGACGAGCCAGAACATCGACTACAGCTACTCGATCATGTTCTACGAGGACCGGCTCGACCAGAACGGCGCCGGCCCGACCACCAGCCGCGCACTGGTGCCGCAGTGGTCGTGGACGCGCCGCAACGTCGACGATCCGCTGTTCCCGCGCTCGGGCAACCTGATCCACGCCGAGGCCGGCTTCGCGATCAAGGGCGCGCTGACCGACCAGACCTTCGTGCGCGGCTACGCGCGCGGCCAGCAGTACATTCCGGTCGGCAAGCGTGACCTGGTGCTGTTCCGTGCCGAAGTGGGCGGCGTGTTTACGAGCGGCGGCTCGGCCGGCATCCCGGCCTCGCTGCTGTTCCGCGCGGGCGGCTCGAACTCGGTGCGCGGCTACGGCTACCAGAGCATCGGCAACACCGTGGACGGCTCGGTGCTGCCGACCAAGTACCTGATGACGGGCACCGCCGAATACCAGCACTGGTTCAACCATGACTGGGGCGCGGCGACCTTCTTCGACGTCGGCACCGCCACCGATGCCTGGGGCGAGCGCGTGTTCTATCCCGGCGTCGGCGTGGGCGCGCGCTGGCGCAGCCCGGTCGGGCCGGTCAACGTCGACCTCGCCTACGGGCTGCGCAACCACAGCGTGCGGCCGTACCTGACGCTCGGCATCGCATTCTGA
- a CDS encoding DUF3460 family protein, whose product MSYQSDVTQFLNQLKQQKPSLEEEQRKGRALLWDKQPIDLDERSAQQQSRVKQTSYVYYQNF is encoded by the coding sequence ATGTCGTATCAGTCCGACGTCACGCAATTTCTGAACCAGCTCAAGCAGCAGAAGCCGTCGCTCGAGGAAGAACAGCGCAAGGGCCGCGCGCTGCTGTGGGACAAGCAGCCGATCGACCTCGACGAGCGCTCGGCGCAGCAGCAGTCGCGCGTGAAGCAGACCTCCTACGTCTACTACCAGAACTTCTGA
- a CDS encoding segregation and condensation protein A, producing the protein MSAADEAAAKPEDALAAPAGADSTPDTVDGVAAFARLYGEPLFKLPQDLYIPPDALEVFLETFEGPLDLLLYLIRKQNFNVLDIPMAEVTAQYLGYVDQIRESNLELAAEYLLMAAMLIEIKSRMLLPVKKADTGEEAEDPRAELVRRLLEYEQMKLAAQRLDQLPQLGRDFLRADVYIEQSSSPRFPDVNADDLRAAWADVLKRAKLVQHHKISREELSVREHMSLILRQLQNVRFMEFAELFDTSRGVPVVVVNFIAMLELARESLIEITQPEPFAPIYVRLAYLPA; encoded by the coding sequence GTGAGCGCCGCCGACGAGGCCGCCGCCAAGCCCGAGGACGCACTCGCCGCGCCGGCCGGCGCCGATTCGACGCCCGACACCGTCGACGGCGTCGCGGCGTTCGCGCGCCTGTACGGCGAGCCGCTCTTCAAGCTGCCGCAGGATCTCTACATCCCGCCCGATGCGCTCGAGGTGTTCCTCGAGACCTTCGAGGGCCCGCTCGACCTGCTGCTGTACCTGATCCGCAAGCAGAACTTCAACGTGCTCGACATCCCGATGGCCGAGGTCACCGCGCAGTACCTCGGTTACGTCGACCAGATCCGCGAGTCCAATCTCGAACTCGCGGCCGAGTATCTGCTGATGGCCGCGATGCTCATCGAGATCAAGTCGCGCATGCTGCTGCCGGTCAAGAAGGCCGACACCGGCGAGGAAGCCGAGGATCCGCGCGCCGAACTCGTGCGCCGCCTGCTCGAATACGAGCAGATGAAGCTCGCCGCGCAGCGGCTGGACCAGTTGCCGCAGCTCGGCCGCGACTTCCTGCGCGCCGACGTCTACATCGAGCAGAGCAGTTCGCCGCGCTTTCCCGACGTGAACGCCGACGACCTGCGCGCGGCCTGGGCCGACGTGCTCAAGCGCGCGAAGCTGGTGCAGCATCACAAGATCTCGCGCGAGGAGCTGTCGGTGCGCGAGCACATGAGCCTGATCCTGCGCCAGTTGCAGAACGTGCGCTTCATGGAGTTCGCCGAGCTGTTCGACACCTCGCGCGGCGTGCCGGTGGTGGTGGTCAACTTCATCGCCATGCTGGAACTGGCGCGCGAATCGCTGATCGAGATCACCCAGCCCGAGCCGTTCGCGCCGATCTACGTGCGGCTCGCGTATCTGCCGGCCTGA
- the panC gene encoding pantoate--beta-alanine ligase → MKVISTIQELRDQLRGQNRTAFVPTMGNLHDGHLSLMRLARQHGDPVVASIFVNRLQFGPNEDFDKYPRTLEQDIEKLQKENVYVLFAPTERDLYPEPQEYRVQPPHDLGDILEGEFRPGFFTGVCTVVTKLMACVSPKVAVFGKKDYQQLMIVRRMCHQLALPVEIVAAETVRDDDGLAMSSRNRFLSPAERAEAPQLARALQRVRESVLGGERDLAAVEARAREALAARGWQPDYVAVRRRANLVAPSAAQLEAGEPLVVLAAAKLGTTRLIDNLEI, encoded by the coding sequence ATGAAAGTCATCAGCACGATCCAGGAACTGCGCGACCAGTTGCGCGGCCAGAACCGCACGGCCTTCGTGCCGACCATGGGCAACCTGCATGACGGCCATCTGTCGCTGATGCGGCTCGCGCGCCAGCACGGCGACCCGGTGGTCGCGAGCATTTTCGTGAACCGGCTGCAGTTCGGCCCGAACGAGGACTTCGACAAGTATCCGCGCACGCTCGAGCAGGACATCGAGAAGCTGCAGAAGGAAAACGTCTACGTGCTGTTCGCGCCCACCGAGCGCGACCTCTATCCGGAGCCGCAGGAATATCGCGTGCAGCCGCCGCACGACCTCGGCGACATCCTGGAGGGCGAGTTCCGCCCCGGCTTCTTCACCGGGGTGTGCACCGTGGTCACCAAGCTGATGGCCTGCGTGTCGCCCAAGGTGGCCGTGTTCGGCAAGAAGGATTACCAGCAGCTGATGATCGTGCGCCGCATGTGCCATCAGCTCGCGCTGCCGGTGGAGATCGTCGCCGCCGAGACGGTGCGCGACGACGACGGCCTCGCGATGTCCTCGCGCAACCGCTTCCTGAGCCCGGCCGAGCGCGCCGAGGCGCCGCAGCTCGCGCGTGCGCTGCAGCGCGTGCGCGAGAGCGTGCTTGGCGGCGAGCGCGACCTCGCGGCCGTCGAGGCGCGCGCGCGCGAGGCGCTGGCCGCGCGCGGCTGGCAGCCCGACTATGTCGCGGTGCGCCGCCGCGCCAATCTGGTGGCGCCGAGCGCCGCCCAGCTCGAAGCCGGCGAGCCGCTGGTGGTGCTGGCGGCCGCCAAGCTCGGCACCACGCGCCTCATCGACAATCTCGAGATCTGA
- the panD gene encoding aspartate 1-decarboxylase, whose product MQRHMLKSKIHRATVTHCELHYEGSCAIDEDLLEASNIVENERIDIWNINNGERFSTYAIKGERGSGMISLNGSAARRAQLGDLVIIAAFAVVDEADLKAGWKPDLVFVDEHNKVKGSRDHVPTQSWT is encoded by the coding sequence ATGCAGCGCCACATGCTGAAATCGAAGATCCACCGTGCCACGGTCACGCACTGCGAGCTCCATTACGAGGGCTCCTGCGCGATCGACGAGGATCTGCTCGAAGCGTCGAACATCGTCGAGAACGAACGGATCGATATCTGGAACATCAACAACGGCGAGCGTTTCTCGACCTATGCGATCAAGGGCGAGCGCGGCAGCGGGATGATCTCGCTGAACGGTTCGGCCGCGCGCCGCGCGCAGCTCGGCGACCTGGTGATCATCGCCGCGTTCGCGGTGGTCGACGAGGCCGACCTGAAGGCGGGCTGGAAGCCGGACCTGGTGTTCGTCGACGAGCACAACAAGGTGAAGGGCAGCCGCGATCACGTGCCGACCCAGAGCTGGACCTGA
- a CDS encoding ParA family protein, with protein sequence MTVIVVANPKGGVGKSTLSTNLAGYFAAQGAWVALADLDRQQSSHGWLGLRPATLPPIEAWALDPGNPAKPPRGLEYAVIDTPAGLHGNRLDVALDLADKVIVPLQPSMFDILATQHFLERLASEKAVRKGTVQIGIVGMRVDARTRSAEQLQRFVEGLKLPVLGYLRDTQNYVQVAAHGLTLWDVARSRVEKDLEQWQPIVEWAQARPAKGEGRGEAKS encoded by the coding sequence ATGACGGTGATCGTGGTGGCAAATCCGAAGGGCGGCGTCGGCAAGAGCACGCTGTCCACCAATCTGGCGGGCTATTTCGCGGCGCAGGGCGCCTGGGTGGCGCTCGCCGATCTCGACCGGCAGCAGTCCTCGCACGGCTGGCTCGGCCTGCGGCCCGCCACGCTGCCGCCGATCGAGGCCTGGGCGCTCGATCCCGGCAATCCCGCCAAGCCGCCGCGCGGCCTCGAATATGCCGTGATCGACACGCCGGCCGGCCTGCACGGCAACCGGCTCGACGTCGCGCTCGATCTGGCCGACAAGGTGATCGTGCCGCTGCAGCCCTCGATGTTCGACATCCTCGCCACCCAGCATTTTCTCGAGCGCCTCGCGAGCGAGAAGGCGGTGCGCAAGGGCACGGTGCAGATCGGCATCGTCGGGATGCGGGTGGATGCGCGCACACGCTCGGCCGAGCAACTGCAGCGTTTCGTCGAGGGGCTGAAGCTGCCGGTGCTCGGCTACCTGCGCGACACGCAGAACTACGTGCAGGTGGCCGCGCACGGCCTGACGCTCTGGGACGTCGCGAGAAGCCGCGTCGAGAAGGATCTCGAGCAGTGGCAGCCGATCGTCGAGTGGGCGCAGGCCAGGCCCGCGAAAGGCGAGGGCAGGGGCGAGGCGAAGAGCTGA
- a CDS encoding DoxX family protein produces the protein MNPNRSAELGATLLRVVLGLLYLIHAAQKIFVFTLPGTAQFFASMGLPGWLAYLTTAVELAGGLALLSGVQVRAAALVLLPFMLGAAHAHYPNGFGFASPHGGWEYPGFWAVALVVQALVGAGAYALGGRSAGPRAGARAAT, from the coding sequence ATGAACCCCAACCGTTCTGCCGAACTGGGCGCCACCCTGCTGCGCGTGGTGCTCGGCCTGCTGTATCTGATCCATGCCGCCCAGAAGATATTCGTCTTCACGCTGCCCGGCACCGCGCAGTTCTTCGCGTCGATGGGCCTGCCGGGCTGGCTCGCCTACCTGACCACCGCGGTCGAACTGGCCGGCGGCCTCGCGCTGCTGTCGGGGGTCCAGGTACGGGCCGCCGCGCTGGTGCTGCTGCCGTTCATGCTCGGCGCCGCGCACGCCCACTATCCGAACGGCTTCGGCTTCGCCTCGCCGCACGGCGGCTGGGAATATCCGGGGTTCTGGGCGGTCGCGCTGGTCGTGCAGGCGCTGGTCGGCGCCGGAGCCTACGCGCTCGGCGGCCGCAGCGCCGGGCCGCGGGCCGGCGCGCGCGCCGCGACTTGA
- a CDS encoding cobyric acid synthase — translation MTAFDRLPAGPLPMPRGTLMIQGTTSDAGKSTLVAGLCRLARRAGARVAPFKPQNMALNSAVTADGGEIGRAQALQAIAAGIEAHTDLNPVLLKPTSDRGSQVIIHGHAHANLDARAYHAFKPVAFEAVLASYARLRAGYDAVIVEGAGSPAEINLREGDIANMGFAERVDCPVVLVADIDRGGVFAHLLGTLACLSDSERARVRGFVINRFRGDPALLEPGLDWLEQRTGKPVLGVVPYLPGLALDAEDMLPSLAHTRASDRAASVLRVVVPALPRISNHTDYDALRAHPRVDFSYWKHGPIPPADLVILPGSKSVQRDLEWLRAHGWEAALKRHLRYGGKVIGICGGMQMLGRTLDDPHGLEGAPARVAGFGLLDFDTTLMPQKTLLNVSGRLGWGAGAAVAGYEIHMGETRGPALAAPALLLDGPQGTRPDGARSADGQILATYVHGVFERPDACAALLEWAGLDAAEAVDWAALREASIERLADTLGVHLDLDRTFGAFA, via the coding sequence ATGACCGCTTTCGATCGCCTGCCCGCCGGGCCGCTGCCCATGCCCCGCGGCACGCTGATGATCCAGGGCACCACCTCCGACGCCGGCAAGAGCACGCTGGTGGCCGGCCTGTGCCGGCTCGCACGCCGCGCGGGGGCCCGCGTCGCGCCGTTCAAGCCGCAGAACATGGCGCTCAACAGTGCGGTGACGGCCGACGGCGGCGAGATCGGCCGCGCCCAGGCGCTGCAGGCGATCGCCGCCGGCATCGAGGCCCATACCGACCTGAACCCGGTGCTGCTCAAGCCGACCAGCGACCGCGGCTCGCAAGTGATCATCCACGGCCATGCGCACGCCAATCTCGACGCGCGCGCCTACCACGCCTTCAAGCCGGTCGCGTTCGAGGCGGTGCTGGCGTCCTATGCGCGGCTGCGCGCCGGCTACGACGCGGTGATCGTCGAGGGCGCGGGCAGCCCCGCCGAGATCAATCTGCGCGAGGGCGACATCGCCAACATGGGTTTCGCCGAGCGCGTCGACTGCCCGGTGGTGCTGGTGGCCGACATCGATCGCGGCGGCGTGTTCGCGCATCTGCTCGGCACGCTCGCCTGCCTGTCCGACAGCGAGCGCGCGCGCGTGCGCGGCTTCGTGATCAACCGCTTCCGCGGCGATCCGGCGCTGCTCGAGCCCGGCCTCGACTGGCTCGAGCAGCGCACCGGCAAGCCCGTGCTCGGCGTGGTGCCCTACCTGCCGGGCCTCGCGCTCGACGCCGAGGACATGCTGCCGAGCCTCGCCCACACGCGCGCCTCGGATCGCGCGGCGAGCGTGCTGCGGGTGGTCGTGCCGGCCCTGCCGCGTATCAGCAACCACACCGATTACGACGCGCTGCGCGCGCATCCGCGCGTCGATTTCTCGTACTGGAAGCACGGTCCGATTCCGCCCGCCGATCTGGTGATCCTGCCGGGCTCGAAGAGCGTGCAGCGCGATCTCGAATGGCTGCGCGCGCACGGCTGGGAGGCGGCGCTCAAGCGCCACCTGCGTTACGGCGGCAAGGTGATCGGGATCTGCGGCGGAATGCAGATGCTGGGTCGCACGCTCGACGATCCGCACGGCCTGGAAGGCGCGCCCGCGCGCGTGGCCGGCTTCGGGCTGCTCGATTTCGACACCACCCTGATGCCGCAGAAGACGCTCCTCAACGTGAGCGGGCGGCTCGGCTGGGGCGCCGGCGCCGCCGTGGCGGGCTACGAGATCCACATGGGCGAGACGCGCGGCCCGGCGCTCGCGGCTCCCGCGCTGCTGCTCGACGGGCCGCAGGGCACGCGCCCCGACGGCGCGCGTTCGGCCGACGGGCAGATCCTCGCGACCTACGTGCACGGCGTGTTCGAGCGGCCCGACGCCTGCGCGGCGCTGCTCGAATGGGCGGGGCTCGACGCGGCCGAGGCGGTGGACTGGGCCGCGCTGCGCGAGGCGTCGATCGAGCGGCTTGCCGACACGCTCGGCGTGCATCTCGACCTCGATCGCACCTTCGGCGCGTTCGCCTGA
- the cobU gene encoding bifunctional adenosylcobinamide kinase/adenosylcobinamide-phosphate guanylyltransferase yields the protein MTSHDLTFVLGGARSGKSAFAERLAADSGRAVTYVATAAVVGDAEFDARIAHHRARRPASWALVEAPEALAEALAALDDPHGCVLVDCLTLWLANLLCPPDGASVSDAVLEARVGALEAALAASRARVIVVGNEIGLGVVPLGAETRRYVDELGRLNQRIAALATRVTLVVAGLPLALKGAPAAAAAAQAAPRC from the coding sequence ATGACTTCGCACGACCTCACCTTCGTCCTCGGCGGCGCGCGCTCGGGCAAGAGCGCGTTCGCCGAACGGCTCGCGGCCGACAGCGGCCGCGCCGTCACCTATGTCGCGACCGCCGCGGTGGTCGGCGACGCCGAATTCGACGCGCGCATCGCCCACCATCGCGCGCGCCGGCCCGCGTCGTGGGCGCTCGTCGAGGCGCCCGAGGCGCTCGCCGAGGCGCTCGCCGCACTCGACGACCCGCATGGCTGCGTGCTGGTCGACTGCCTGACGCTGTGGCTCGCGAACCTGCTGTGCCCACCCGACGGCGCGAGCGTCTCCGACGCGGTGCTCGAAGCGCGCGTCGGCGCGCTGGAAGCCGCGCTCGCCGCCTCGCGCGCGCGCGTGATCGTGGTCGGCAACGAGATCGGGCTCGGCGTGGTGCCGCTCGGCGCCGAAACGCGCCGCTACGTCGACGAACTCGGCCGGCTCAACCAGCGCATCGCCGCGCTGGCCACGCGCGTGACCCTGGTCGTGGCCGGCCTGCCGCTCGCCCTCAAGGGCGCGCCGGCGGCCGCCGCTGCCGCGCAGGCGGCCCCGCGATGCTGA
- the cbiB gene encoding adenosylcobinamide-phosphate synthase CbiB, with protein MLMLSLPAVAILAVAAFLVDWRFGEPRRAHPLVGFGRLAARLEARLNTGARGRLAGVSAWCLAVVPPVALAALCIALLPWPLALALHVALLWFALGARSLAEHIAPIGAALVRGDLADARVLTARIVSRDTREADMSALSRAAVESALENGNDAIFGALFWFAVAGGPGALMFRLANTLDAMWGYRTPRLLRFGWAAARIDDALNWVPARLTAASYALLGDTASAWRCWRTQARHWDSPNAGPVMAAGAGSLNVVLGGPAVYHGELEARPTLGAGRPAAPEHVRAALSLVARTSILWLALLLACAALAVATHHG; from the coding sequence ATGCTGATGCTGTCGCTGCCCGCCGTCGCGATCCTCGCGGTCGCCGCGTTCCTCGTTGACTGGCGGTTCGGCGAGCCGCGCCGCGCCCATCCGCTGGTCGGCTTCGGCAGGCTCGCCGCCCGACTCGAGGCGCGCCTGAACACCGGCGCGCGGGGCCGGCTGGCGGGGGTCAGCGCCTGGTGCCTGGCGGTCGTGCCGCCCGTCGCGCTGGCGGCGCTCTGCATCGCGCTGCTGCCCTGGCCGCTCGCGCTCGCGCTGCATGTCGCGCTGCTCTGGTTCGCGCTCGGCGCGCGCAGCCTCGCCGAACACATCGCGCCGATCGGCGCGGCGCTGGTGCGCGGCGACCTCGCCGACGCCCGCGTGCTGACCGCGCGGATCGTCTCGCGCGATACGCGCGAGGCCGATATGTCGGCGCTGTCGCGCGCGGCCGTCGAATCGGCGCTCGAGAACGGCAACGACGCGATCTTCGGCGCCCTGTTCTGGTTCGCCGTGGCGGGCGGGCCCGGCGCGCTGATGTTCCGGCTCGCCAACACGCTCGACGCGATGTGGGGCTACCGCACGCCGCGCCTGCTGCGCTTCGGCTGGGCCGCCGCGCGCATCGACGACGCGCTGAACTGGGTGCCCGCGCGGCTCACCGCCGCCAGCTATGCGCTGCTCGGCGACACCGCGAGCGCCTGGCGCTGCTGGCGCACCCAGGCGCGCCACTGGGACAGCCCGAACGCCGGGCCGGTGATGGCCGCCGGCGCGGGTAGCCTCAACGTCGTGCTCGGCGGCCCGGCCGTCTACCACGGCGAGCTCGAAGCGCGGCCGACGCTCGGCGCCGGCCGCCCGGCCGCGCCCGAACACGTGCGCGCCGCGCTGTCGCTGGTCGCGCGCACCTCGATCCTGTGGCTCGCGCTGCTGCTCGCCTGCGCGGCGCTCGCGGTGGCGACGCATCATGGCTGA
- the cobD gene encoding threonine-phosphate decarboxylase CobD, giving the protein MTDSVFTPPAITHGGNPHDAARRYGIPAAQWLDLSTGINPLGYPVPPVPADAWRRLPGDDAPLAALAASHYGAPDPAHVLPVAGSQAAIRALPGLLAHGTAGVAPLAYSEYAPAFARHGHAIAPIDVGATRLPAALRHVIVGNPNNPTAERVDRARLLDWHAQLAARGGTLIVDEAFADAGEADATLAAEVARPGLVVLRSVGKFFGLAGVRAGFVLAAPALLARLRAELGAWTVSGPARHAVHAALADAHWQRATRARLARDGARLAALLGALGMRVRATPLFCWTDDARAAALHDSLARQGIWTRFFAHAPSVRIGLPGTNAEWQRLADALAGFAAESAASAHPAERLDSSAPAGGRTAR; this is encoded by the coding sequence ATGACCGACTCCGTCTTCACGCCGCCCGCGATCACGCACGGCGGCAATCCGCACGACGCGGCGCGCCGCTACGGCATTCCGGCCGCGCAATGGCTCGATCTCTCGACCGGCATCAACCCGCTCGGCTATCCGGTGCCGCCGGTGCCGGCCGACGCGTGGCGCCGGCTGCCCGGCGACGATGCCCCGCTCGCCGCGCTGGCCGCCAGCCATTACGGCGCGCCCGACCCCGCGCACGTGCTGCCGGTGGCCGGCAGCCAGGCGGCGATCCGCGCGCTGCCGGGGCTGCTCGCCCACGGCACGGCCGGCGTGGCGCCGCTCGCCTACAGCGAATACGCGCCGGCCTTCGCGCGGCACGGCCATGCCATCGCGCCCATCGACGTCGGCGCGACGCGGCTGCCCGCCGCACTGCGCCACGTGATCGTCGGCAACCCCAACAATCCGACCGCCGAGCGGGTCGATCGCGCGCGGCTGCTGGACTGGCATGCGCAACTCGCCGCGCGCGGCGGCACGCTGATCGTCGACGAGGCGTTCGCCGACGCCGGCGAGGCGGACGCGACGCTCGCCGCCGAGGTCGCCCGCCCGGGCCTCGTCGTGCTGCGCTCGGTCGGCAAGTTCTTCGGGCTGGCGGGCGTGCGCGCCGGCTTCGTGCTGGCCGCGCCGGCCCTGCTCGCGCGGCTGCGCGCCGAACTCGGCGCGTGGACCGTCAGCGGCCCCGCGCGGCATGCCGTGCACGCCGCGCTGGCCGATGCGCACTGGCAGCGCGCCACGCGCGCCCGGCTCGCCCGCGACGGCGCCCGGCTCGCCGCACTGCTCGGCGCGCTGGGGATGAGGGTGCGCGCCACGCCGCTGTTCTGCTGGACCGACGACGCGCGCGCCGCTGCGCTGCACGACTCGCTCGCGCGGCAGGGTATCTGGACCCGCTTCTTCGCGCATGCGCCGAGCGTGCGGATCGGCCTGCCCGGCACGAACGCCGAATGGCAGCGGCTCGCGGACGCGCTCGCCGGCTTCGCGGCCGAATCGGCCGCATCGGCACACCCGGCCGAGCGGCTCGACTCGTCCGCGCCGGCCGGCGGCCGGACGGCGCGCTGA
- a CDS encoding cobalamin-binding protein codes for MRAPSDPAVPPRCAARCARSLALGLALGLALGLALGLALGLALGLGGAAPAAAAAVSVTDDAGRAVTLAAPARRVISLAPHATELLYAAGGAAAMVGAVAYSDYPAAARALPRVGDNRSLDLERIAALKPDLIVVWRHGGAERQTAQLQALGIPVYVSEPQRLDDVAVSLDRLGRLLGTREVADAAADAYRRRIAALRARYAARPPVAVFLQIWDRPLMTLNGSQTVSDVLRLCGGRNVFAALKPVAPTVNDEAVLAADPEAIIATAQGATAGDAALPSLARWQRWPLLTAVARGNLFAIDGDLLTRPTPRLALGAEQVCRDLETARSRRP; via the coding sequence ATGCGCGCGCCATCCGATCCGGCGGTGCCGCCGCGGTGCGCGGCGCGGTGCGCGCGCAGCCTCGCGCTGGGCCTCGCGCTGGGCCTCGCGCTGGGCCTCGCGCTGGGCCTCGCGCTGGGCCTCGCGCTGGGCCTCGGCGGTGCGGCGCCGGCGGCCGCGGCGGCCGTCTCCGTGACCGACGATGCGGGTCGCGCCGTCACGCTCGCCGCGCCGGCGCGGCGCGTGATCAGCCTCGCCCCGCACGCGACCGAGCTGCTCTACGCGGCGGGCGGCGCCGCCGCGATGGTGGGCGCGGTCGCCTACAGCGACTATCCGGCGGCCGCACGCGCGCTGCCGCGCGTTGGCGACAACCGCTCGCTCGATCTCGAACGCATCGCGGCGCTGAAGCCCGACCTGATCGTGGTCTGGCGCCACGGCGGCGCCGAGCGCCAGACCGCGCAGCTGCAGGCGCTAGGCATCCCCGTCTACGTCAGCGAGCCGCAGCGGCTCGACGACGTGGCGGTATCGCTCGACCGGCTGGGCCGGCTGCTCGGCACGCGCGAGGTGGCCGACGCGGCGGCCGACGCGTACCGGCGGCGCATCGCGGCGCTGCGCGCACGCTACGCCGCGCGGCCGCCCGTGGCGGTGTTTCTGCAGATCTGGGACCGGCCGCTGATGACGCTGAACGGCAGCCAGACCGTCAGCGACGTGCTGCGCCTCTGCGGCGGGCGCAACGTTTTCGCGGCGCTGAAGCCGGTGGCGCCGACCGTCAACGACGAGGCGGTGCTGGCGGCCGATCCCGAGGCGATCATCGCGACCGCGCAGGGCGCCACCGCCGGCGACGCGGCGCTGCCGAGCCTCGCGCGCTGGCAGCGCTGGCCGCTGCTGACGGCGGTTGCGCGCGGCAATCTGTTCGCGATCGACGGGGATCTGCTGACGCGGCCCACGCCGCGCCTCGCGCTCGGCGCGGAGCAGGTCTGCCGCGATTTGGAGACGGCGCGCTCGCGGCGCCCCTGA